Within Acidimicrobiales bacterium, the genomic segment CTCGTTGAAAGTCGGGATGACCACCAGGGTCTTCATCGAGACGAGCCTACCGGGGGGCCCCCGGACCGCCCTCGAGCCGGGAGGTCACCGTCCGGAGAAAGACCTCCCCGGTGGCGGCGACCGACAATTCCGCGGCTCGGGCGGCGCCCTGGCTCACCAGGTCGGCCCGGCGACGCGAATCGCCCAGCAGATCCGCTACGGCCGTGGCGACTGCAAGAGGGTCCTTGTCGTCGAGGAGCACTCCAGCGTCGGAAACAGTCTCGGGCACGGCCGCCGCCCGGTACGCGACGACCGGTAGCGACATCTCCATGGCCTCGATGAGCGGGGCGCAGAACCCCTCGTGCTCCGACAGACAGACGAGGACGTCGGACTGCTGGTAGCAATCGACGAGGTCGGGAAATTTGATGTTCTCCAGATGCTCGAAGCTGGATCCGAGATCGAGCTCCGACGCGAGCCGGCGGACCGCGCGCAGGTACCTGTAAGAGGACGGACTGCCGACCAGGGTCAACCTGGCTCCCGGGTCGAAGACCCGCCGGTACACAGCGAACGCCGCGACCACGTCGTGCTGGCACTTGTTTGGTGCGATGCGCCCGACGAAGAGCCATCGTGTCCCCCGGGACCTGTGGCGATCTGGCGATATCTTCCGGACCTTCGCGGCCCGGATGGCCGCAAGATCTACCAGCAGCGGTGCCACCGCCGTGTGCTCGTAACCGGCCTGGTTCAGCTCAGCCCGGTTGAACTCGCTGACTGCAATGGCGAATTCGGTGGCGGAAGCGAGCTCGGCCATCTGACGGCGTGCCACTTCGAGCTTCCGAGCGATCTCCGGCTCCCAGCGTCGGAAGAAGGGCGAGGGCGTGATGTTGTGATAGTTGGAGAACAGTCTCGTCCCCGACCCGGCCACATCGGCCAGCCACGGGACCATGTCCGAATCGGTCGAGAGCTGGTAGATCAGGATTCCCTGGCGCCGGGGTTGGTATTCGCGATAATGCCGAGCCTCCCCCGCGAGGCGATCGTCGATCCGGTCTGCCCAGATGTCAGATTGAAAGCCGGCTTCCCTAAGGATCCGCCGGGCTTGCAGGACGTGATTGCCGATCGCGTCGTGCATGGCGAAGTCCGGCAGGCACTGGTCGATCCTCACGGGCGGTCGCTGGCCCGCGACTCCAACTCCTGCACCCTGTGCTCGAGTTCTTCGATCCTCGCCGTCTGGGTCTTGATGGCGCCGTCGAGCTCGTCGACCCGGTCGGACAGGTGGGAACCAAAGCGCAGTACTGCCTCTCCGATGGCCGTGACCTGACCGGCCAAGTAGGCGAGGTACCACCGGACGAACCGCTTCACGGCGGATTTCACGAGCCTTCCCGCAGGGTTAGCCGAGGCGGCCGGCGGGTCGGCGTCCACCGGTAGGAGCTCCTCGAGATCCGAGAGAGCGTCCCTCGAAGCGTCTGGCCCCTCGCCGCGAATCGCGAGCCGCCCGGCAGAAGCCCGGGCCTTTTCGATGTAGGCGCGGTCCGCTTCGTCGAGCTCGCCCGACTGGTCAGGCACGGTCAGTCGGTCACCGGGTCGTCGATGCGCCACTTGGGTGCGAGGGACACGACGCCGACGTTCTCCCCGATCGGTCCGCGGTCCACGTCGAAGCGCAGGACGTTCTGCCGGAAGTCGTAGGGGTGGAGGCACGTGTAGTCGTGCAGAGAGACCGTCAGGTCGTAGGAGCCGGGAAGCAGCAGGACCGGGTCGAACGTGATATCGACATGACCAGTACCGTCGAGCGCCTGCGGAACGCATCCAGCGTCGCGGCTGTTGGGACCCGTGACGTTGAATCCTTCCAATGTCGAAATTGCAATCCCGAACACCGGTCGTTCGATCGGAGCGGACATCTCATAATCCAGGCGCAGAGTCGCTGATTCGCCGGAGCGAACCCTGGTTGTCCGGTCGCCGGCCTCATCGACGAACCTGACATCCGTGATGCGGCCCTCCCCGGATCCCCACCGGTTGTGACCTTGTTGGTCGACCTGCCGGTCTGACTGAACTGTCCCGGTGTAAGCCTCAATGACTTCGCGCGGGTTCCCAAGCTGTATGAGCTGCCCGTGGGAGAACCAAGCGACCCGGTCGCAGAGGTTCTGCACGCCCGCCATACCGTGGCTGACCAGCACGATCGTCTTGCCCGCCCGTCGAAGTTCAGCGAACTTCTCGTTGCACTTGCGCTGGAACGCTTCATCGCCGACCGCGAGGACTTCGTCCACGAAGAGGACATCCGGGTCGACGTTGATCGCCACCGAGAATCCGAGACGGACGTACATACCCGACGAGTAGTTTTTGACCGGCTCGTCGATGAACTGGCCTATGCCGGCGAAGTCGACGATCTCGTCGAAGCGGCTCCGCAACTCCTTCTGAGACAGTCCGAGAATGGCGCCATTCAAGAAGACGTTCTCCCGCCCGGAAAGCTCGGGGTGGAACCCCGCTCCGAGCTCGAGGAGCGCGGATACCTTGCCCTCGACGCTTACGCTGCCTTGGGTGGGTCGCAGGATGCGGGTCAGGCACTTGAGCATGGTGCTCTTGCCAGATCCGTTCTCGCCGATGAGCCCGAACGTCTCGCCCCGATGCACCTGGAAGGACACGTCGCGCAGCGCCCAGAAGTCCTCCGAGATCGTCCTGCGGCCTCGCATGATGGCGGCCTTGATTGACTGGTTGCGCTCGTGGATGAGCTTGAACTTCTTCGAGACCTGGTTTGCCTCGACAGCTACATCGCGATCGACGGTCACAGTTCTTCAGCCAGGCCGCCCTCGAGGCGGTTGAAGATGGCCCGGCCCACGAAGAAGCTGCCGATCGCGAACGCGGCGAAGTAGCCGAACTCTAACCAGCCGGGCAAGGTTCCGTTGTAGAGCGTGTTGCGGAAACACAAGGTCGCGTCCGTCATCGGGTTGACCTTCAGGAGGTCCACCACCCACGGTTTGGCTGCGGAGCCGAGCGTATCGAACGAATAGACGATCGGGGTCATGAAGAACCAGACGAGGAAGAGGATCCCCACGAAGTGCTCTATGTCGCGGAAGTAGACATTGAGCGCGCTGAGCGCGAGGCCGAGACCCAGGGCGAACACGGCTAGCAGAAGCATGAAGACCAGGGTGAGCGGGAGGTACACCAGCGCGCGCCAGTCCCCGAACGCGAGCAGAGCTACGAGGAGCAAGCTCATCTCGATGGCGTGCGAGACCAGGTTGGCGATCACTGTCGAAGCCGGCAGCAGCTCCCGCGGGAAGTAGGTCTTCTTGATCAGGTTGCTGTTGCTCGTCAGGCTCGTCAGGCTTCCCAGGACGCTGTTCTGGAAGTAGCTGAACGGCAGCATGGCACAGAGTAGGAACAGCGCGTAGACGTTGAGGCCGCTCGGCGGTGGGACCTTCGGTTCGATCTTCACGTGCATGAAGTACTTGAACACGACCGTGTAGACGACCATGTACACGACCGGATTGATCGTCGACCACGCCCAACCCAGCACGGATCGCTTGTACTTCGATCGCAGCTCGCGGAGCGTGAGGTTGGACAGCAGCTCCCGGTGCGACCGGTACTCGGCGATAGTAGCGGTCACGGTTTTCGGTGCTCACGCCCACCGGCGCGCGCATACCCGGTACGCCCGGCAGAGCCCTTCAGCATGGGGCGGATATTACCCCACCCGCCATATTCGCCCGGGGTCGCCGGCCCTTTCAGCCTACGTTCCGCTATACCTTCTCGCCGGTCATGCTTATCGGCTCGGTCACATCGGCCGCCCTCTCGATGACCTGGTCGATGAAGCCGTAGTCCTTGGCCTCTTGCGCCGTGAACCAGCGATCTCTGTCGGAATCGGCTTCGATGCGTTCGATCGTCTGCCCGGTGTGGAACGAGATGCGCTCGGCCATCATGCGCTTGAGGTAGATGATCTGCTCTGCCTGGATCTTTATGTCGGCAGCCTGCCCCCGGGCCTGACCGGAGGGTTGGTGCATCAGGATCCTGGAATGCGGCAACGAGAAGCGCTTACCCTTGGCGCCGGAGCAGAGCAGGAACTGGCCCATGGAGGCAGCCAAGCCGAGGCAAACGGTGGACACGTCGCAGGGTACGAACTGCATGGTGTCGTAGATGGCAAGGCCGGCGGTGACCGATCCTCCAGGCGAGTTGATGTAGAGGCTGATGTCGCGCCCGGGGTCCTCGGCCGCGAGCAGGAGCAGCTGGGCGCAGATCAGGTTGGCATTGCTGTCGTCGACCTCGGTTCCGAGGAAGACGATGCGCTCCTTGAGCAGTCGCTGGTAGATATCGCTGGTGCGGTCGGCGCCACCGACCTGCGAAGTCGGCGCCGGGAGAATGGGGACGGACATGGCACGAAGGCTACCCGGTCCTCCCGGGTTGGCCTTGCGCCCCAAACGACCGCTCTGGCCCGTGCGCAAGGCCAGCTGACTGGCCCCGCGCCGGGCGCACTACAGTTCGTGCGCCGCGGGCGTGGCGAAACTGGCAGACGCGCCAGGTTTAGGTCCTGGTCCCGAGAGGGGTGGAGGTTCGAGTCCTCTCGCCCGCACGAAACTGATCAGGCAGGGCAGGTCAGATCGGCCATCTGGCGCTCCACCGCCGGGGAGTCAGGCGCCTGCCGAGCCCGACGTGCTCCAGAAGTGCCTGAAGCCGCCGCGACATCGCATCGGAGGACCACTCGGCATTGACCTTCGCGAGGGCCTTCTCCGCAAGCCGCTCCCACAGGACCCTGTCCGTGTAGAGCCGCACGATGGCGTCGGCAAACGACTCCGCTGTGTCCGCTATGAGCGCGTGCTCACCGTCGAGGAGTCCCATGCCCTCGGCGCCCACCGACGTGGTCACCACGGGAACGCCGAGGCTCATGGCATGACCGATCTTGCCCTTCATGCCGGCGCCGTACCGAAGCGGCGCCACGAAGACCCTCGCCCCGTGGAAGTAGCCGGAGACATCGGCGACGAAGCCCGGGATCAGGACATCGTGTGATGCGCGCGCCAGCAGGTCAGGTGGGGGGTCGGAGCCAAGGGCGGTCAGGTGGAGTTCTTCATGGCGTCGCAGATGCGGTTGGATCTCGTCGACGTACCAGTTGACGGCGTCCACATTCGGTGGGTGGCCGTAGCCCCCGATGAAGAGGAGACCGTCTCGCTCCTCGAAACCTGGCACAGGCCCCCCGGCGGGCTCGTGCACCGTCGGAAGAACCACGGTGTCTGCCGTGGGAACAAACGACCGTATGACGTGCGCCTCGACGTCGGTGACCACCGACACGAGATCCGCGCTCTTCACGTAGTCGAGTTCGCGCCGTCGGAGCCTCAGCTGCTCATGAAGGAGCCTGTCCTTGTCTGCGCTTGCCTCGAGCGTGGCGATCCGCCGCTCTTCCCTCACGAACTGAAGGTCGACCGTGTCGTAGACGAGAGGTGCGGTCGGGAAATACCTGCGGCACAGCCCGTGCAGCTGCATCCACGGGTCGGGTTTGCTGAGGATGGCCAGGTCATAGAGTCCGGCCCTTTCGCGGCCGAAGTCATCCAGTGCCACCTGATCGGTGTGCACCTCGATCCCGGCGCGCCGCAGCTGATCGGAGTACGGCTTCCTGTCGTTGCGGTCGGCCGGCAGGAAGGTGACCTCGCATCCGAGATTGTGCAGGATTCGCATGATCCACCCGAGACGCAGACCACCCGCATCGCGGTCCGCGGCGGGCACCTGGGTCTCGGCGACGAGAACGCGCGGTCGTCGATCGACCCGTCCACCCAGCCATCCGCCCGCCGTGCCCGGCGGGTAATGCCTCAGGAGCTCATCCGACCACTTGGCCCAGAATCGGTAGCGGTTGACTTCCTGGGCCGACTTCGTGAACTCCGCGGAGCTGCCGGCTCGGGTCTCGGTTCCGAAGGTGGCCCCTTCGAGATGCACCACCCACGAGCTGGGCTCGTAGAGGACGGTGCGTCCCGCTGCTCGAGCCGCGAAGCACAGGTCGGTATCTTCGTAGTAGCCCGGAGAGAATCGCTCGTCGAAGCCGCCCACCGATTCGAAGAACTCCCGCTCGACAAGAAGTGCGGCTCCCGAGCAGTAGTCCACTTCCCGCCGGTAGCTGAACTTCGAGAGGTTCGGGTCCTCCCACTTCCCGTAGTTGACGCCCGTAGCGTCCTCCCAAATGCAGCCTCCGGCTTCCTGCAGCCGGCCGTCCGGGTACACGAGGCGCGCGCCGACTACGGCGACGCCCTCGCCGCTGGCCGCGGCGTCCAGAAGGGCGCCCAGCCAGCCAGGCGTCACTTCCGTGTCGTTGTTCAGGAAGAGGATGTACTCGCCCTGCGCCTTACCGGCACCAAGGTTCGCCGCCTTGGTGAAACCCACGTTCTCGGCCGACTGGACCATTTCGGTCCGTGGGTGGCGGGAGGCCAGAGCCTCCACGCCAGGCTCGGTTGATGCATCGTCCACGAGGATCACCTCGTAGTCGTGCCTGGCAGTGTGAGCCTGGATGCTGTCGAGGCAGCGCGCCGTGTCTGTCACCCGGTTGTGGAAGCAGATGACGATGGACACAGTCGGGGCCTTGGCGACCTGATCGGGACGCTCGGTGGAGGCTTCGGCGCTCATGGCGTCAATGTTTCGAGATCGCCCGGCCCATCCGTCCCGGCAGCTGCCGAATCCTGCTCAGGTTGGAGGCGAGCTTCCAGGTGCGCGACGAGTCCACCTCGGCCTTCCAGCGTCTGAGGGCTTCGAGCTCGCTTCGCCACTGAGCCATGCGGGCGAGTTCGCTCTCCAGGATGGCCACGTGGCGCCGCAGTTGCTCGGTGTCCCACAGCTCGTAGAGAGCGGAAGGTAGCTCGGCCGATTCGTCGGCCTCGTGGGTCATCTGATCTCGAGCTTCTCTAGGTGCAGGCGTAGTCCTGATCGTAGGTCGGCCCAGTCGAGTACTGCACGAGTACCGTCCTGCCTTCGGCAAACGGCGAGTACATCCAACCATTCGAGGCGGGCACCGCGTTGTTGCAGATGTTCTGTGCGCTGTAGGTACCGCCCGAGATGCCTTCTCCTCCTGCCATCCAAAGTGAGATCCCAGGGGCGTTCACGTAGCCACCACCCGTAATGATCGACCATTGGTAGTTGGTGGAGTAGATGCCTGGGATGACGCCGCTTGAGCGCAGCCCTGCTATGGCACCGGCGATCTCGTACGTATTCTCCGTCTGCCCCTGGGTGCCGCCCGGCCACGGAACGCCGGCGTCGGCGGAGCATGGATTCGTCGTCTTACATTCGACATCAAGCCACCAGAGGTTCGGGTACACGCCGAGGGAATGCGCTGTTGAGACCCAGTACTGCGCCCAGTAGTTGCCGAAGTGGTAAGCCTCGCAATTGATGTCGCCCTTGCATGCAGTCGGCTGAGATTCCGTTGGGGTGCCCTGCATAGGATCCATATAGATGTAAGTGGAGATGTTCTGGCCTGCCCAAGCGGCTTCTTGGGCATAGCACGGGTTCTGGTAACCGTTGACCGCGCCCGAGATCTCCACAATCGAAATCGGCGCCGTGGGCGGCAAGTTGTTGCACTGCCACTTGGAGATGTCGTAGCCCGTCGATCCTGGCGGGAAGGGGTACCCGTTGTCCGTCGATGCGATCCCCACGACGGGCGCCGGACCGGGATGGGACCCAGTCGATCCGAGATAGGGCGCGTTGCCGAAGGTGAAGATGCCGCCGTCGGTCGCCACCAGCCAATAGCCGCCCCCGTTGGCAGTAGCCGCCATCCCGGTCACGGGCTTGTTGAGCTTGATCGCGCCCGTCGAGCCGTCATAGTGGGCGTCGCCGAAGTTGAATATCCCGCCGTCGGCAGCCACCAACCAGTAACCGCCGCCGGATCCGCCACCGGCGGGGTCGGCGGCCATGCCCACAACGGCCTGGTTGAGGCGGATGTTGCCGGTCGATCCGTAGAACTGAGCGTCGCCGAAGTTGAACACTCCGCCATCGGCAGCCACCAACCAGTAGCCCAGTCCGTCAGGGGTCGCCGCCATGCCGACGATCGGCTGGTTGAGGCGGATGTTGCCGGTGGACCCGAAGAAGGGTGCGCCGAAGTTGAAGACACCACCATCGGCGGCGACCAACCAGTAGCCCCCGGTGGCAGGATCGGCCGCCATGCCGACGATCGGCTGGTTGAGGCGGACGTTGCCGGTGGACCCGTAGAAGCCGGCATCCCCGTAGGTGAATACCCCGCCATCCGATGCGACCAACCAGTAGCCCAGCCCGCTGTTGGTGCCTGCCATGCCGACAACGGGCTTGTTGAGGTACTGGCCCCGCATGGATCCATAAAGGGGCGCGTCGAAGCCGTATACGCCGCCGTCGGAGGCGACCAGCCAGTACCCGGGGGATCCGGACGTTGTGGTTGCCGCCGCCGACTTGGCGGTCCCTGGAGTTCCGATCGCGACCAGAGTCCCGAGGCCAAGAGTCGCCACCGCCACTACGGCCGCACGGATGAGAGAGTGACGCGCGAGTTTCATACCATCTTCCTCGTGTGGGCCCGCCGCCGAGCCCCGGCACTGCGAAGAGGTTAAACCATGCCGGGCCTGCCGGTCAGTCGGCCTCAGTCCCCTCTCCGTGCGCCCGGTCACCACACTGGACGCTGTCATGCCGGCCCCGCTCCCTGGGCGAGGTGAGGACACCCTTGAGCCGAGCCCAGCGCGACCCGCGAGCTCCCGCCTTGTCGACCTGGAGGGACAGGTAGGCCACCCCGCCGACGGGAATCGGGATCCAGAAATTCACCAGCCGGTATGCGACCACACCCAGCGTTGCCACGCCTCTTGCGGTTCCGAATCCGACGAGCAGTGAGGTGAGGGTGGCCTCGACGACCCCAAGACCGCCTGGCGTGATGGGAATCACTGCCAGCACGTAGGCGAGGCCGTACGCGACGAGCAGCCCATCGGGGTTCACCCAATGACCGAATGCTCCGACGAATACGGCGAGAGAAGCGGCGTCCAGTAGCCAGTTCGCGGCCGCCCAGGAGACACCCTCCACCAGGAGCCGGCGCTGGCCGGCCAGGTCCTGGAGCCGGCCGGCAATGCGCTCGAAGGTGTGCCGCAGAGCGCGGCCGTCGACGAAGGGAAGGCGCCCACCTGCGCGCTCGAGCGCCGCCCCAGCGCGGTCGCCGCCCTTCGTGAACATCAGAAGCAGTGTGGTGGAGGCCCCGAGGAGGAGGATCCCGACGATCGCCGCGATCAGATACACAGCTGAGAATCCCCATACGGGAATAGATACGATGAGGGCGAGCCAGAGGATCACGTTGAGTACCACGGCAGAGCCGATGCCTTGGGTTGCGATCGCGAAACCGACGTCGCTCCCGGGAAGGCCGGCGTTCGTCATTAGGCGGTATGCCAGGGCGGTCCCCGTAGCGGTGCCACCAGGAGTGCAGTGCGAGACGGACAGAGTCGTCAGCTGTATCCGCAGCAGATGGAAGAGGGAGATACGGTCCCGGGCCGGCAGGAGGGTTCGGGTCAGCTGGGCATAGCTGAGCAGGGCTCCCGCCTCGAGAGCGAGCCCGGCAAGCAACAGGAGCGGGTTCACGTCGGCGAGCAGGTGTACGACCTTGCGCGGACCCGCCAGCTGTGGGACCACGAGGTATTCGAGTATCAGCGCGAGCAGGAGCAGGCGGCCCACTTGCCAAACGGGAGCAGGAAACACCTGGCGAAAACGGCTGCGCTTCTTGGGCGGAGCACCCGTCTCCGCCCCCGGCTCTACTCCCGCCATAACGGCTTCGTGACTGTGCTTCGCCGCGTCCGGTGCCTCGTCACCGCTCGCACCCGATGCCGATGTCAACGACGTATTTCGCCGCGGCCTATGGACGCGTCCTCGCCGGCAAGCGAGCGACCGGCGTCCCAGCAGCGAGATCTGGCCTCAAACACTCCCCGGTCATCCTGTCACAGGGTGATCCCAGCTGCCCGGCATACCAGAAAGGATGCAAATCCAATCTATGTCCCGAGCAGCAAGCGAAGGGCGCGAAAAGCCGCCCCGCGGTGCGAGAATTCGTTCTTCTCGCCGGGGGACATCTGCGCATAGGTCCGCCCGCACCCTCCGTCTGGAATGAACACCGGGTCGTATCCGAAACCCGCGTTACCGGCCGGGGCAGTGGCTATGCAGCCATCCACGCAACCCTCGGATACTTGCTCCCGTCCATCAGGCCATAGCGCAACCGCTACGGTCCGGAACCTGGCTCGCCGCGGTTCAGGCACGTGGGTGAGGTCCTCCAGGAGCTTGCGCACGTTGTCGGCATAAGTCGCGTGGGGTCCCGCGAATCTCGATGAGTTCACACCCGGCGAGCCTGCGAGCGCCTCGACCTCCAGACCAGTGTCGTCGGCGATCGCCGGCACGCCGGTCGCTTCGACGAGGGCTCGCGCCTTCAGCCTGGCGTTGTCGAGCAAGGTGTCACCGGTCTCTTCCACCTCGCTGACGTCAGCGGGGCGCGGGAGGATCGCTATCGAGTCGCCCAAGATGGCGACTATTTCACGAGCCTTGTCCGTGTTGGCCGTGGCCAGGACGAATTCGGTCACTG encodes:
- a CDS encoding glycosyltransferase, with product MRIDQCLPDFAMHDAIGNHVLQARRILREAGFQSDIWADRIDDRLAGEARHYREYQPRRQGILIYQLSTDSDMVPWLADVAGSGTRLFSNYHNITPSPFFRRWEPEIARKLEVARRQMAELASATEFAIAVSEFNRAELNQAGYEHTAVAPLLVDLAAIRAAKVRKISPDRHRSRGTRWLFVGRIAPNKCQHDVVAAFAVYRRVFDPGARLTLVGSPSSYRYLRAVRRLASELDLGSSFEHLENIKFPDLVDCYQQSDVLVCLSEHEGFCAPLIEAMEMSLPVVAYRAAAVPETVSDAGVLLDDKDPLAVATAVADLLGDSRRRADLVSQGAARAAELSVAATGEVFLRTVTSRLEGGPGAPR
- a CDS encoding ABC transporter ATP-binding protein, whose amino-acid sequence is MTVDRDVAVEANQVSKKFKLIHERNQSIKAAIMRGRRTISEDFWALRDVSFQVHRGETFGLIGENGSGKSTMLKCLTRILRPTQGSVSVEGKVSALLELGAGFHPELSGRENVFLNGAILGLSQKELRSRFDEIVDFAGIGQFIDEPVKNYSSGMYVRLGFSVAINVDPDVLFVDEVLAVGDEAFQRKCNEKFAELRRAGKTIVLVSHGMAGVQNLCDRVAWFSHGQLIQLGNPREVIEAYTGTVQSDRQVDQQGHNRWGSGEGRITDVRFVDEAGDRTTRVRSGESATLRLDYEMSAPIERPVFGIAISTLEGFNVTGPNSRDAGCVPQALDGTGHVDITFDPVLLLPGSYDLTVSLHDYTCLHPYDFRQNVLRFDVDRGPIGENVGVVSLAPKWRIDDPVTD
- a CDS encoding ABC transporter permease produces the protein MTATIAEYRSHRELLSNLTLRELRSKYKRSVLGWAWSTINPVVYMVVYTVVFKYFMHVKIEPKVPPPSGLNVYALFLLCAMLPFSYFQNSVLGSLTSLTSNSNLIKKTYFPRELLPASTVIANLVSHAIEMSLLLVALLAFGDWRALVYLPLTLVFMLLLAVFALGLGLALSALNVYFRDIEHFVGILFLVWFFMTPIVYSFDTLGSAAKPWVVDLLKVNPMTDATLCFRNTLYNGTLPGWLEFGYFAAFAIGSFFVGRAIFNRLEGGLAEEL
- a CDS encoding ATP-dependent Clp protease proteolytic subunit produces the protein MSVPILPAPTSQVGGADRTSDIYQRLLKERIVFLGTEVDDSNANLICAQLLLLAAEDPGRDISLYINSPGGSVTAGLAIYDTMQFVPCDVSTVCLGLAASMGQFLLCSGAKGKRFSLPHSRILMHQPSGQARGQAADIKIQAEQIIYLKRMMAERISFHTGQTIERIEADSDRDRWFTAQEAKDYGFIDQVIERAADVTEPISMTGEKV
- a CDS encoding glycosyltransferase translates to MSAEASTERPDQVAKAPTVSIVICFHNRVTDTARCLDSIQAHTARHDYEVILVDDASTEPGVEALASRHPRTEMVQSAENVGFTKAANLGAGKAQGEYILFLNNDTEVTPGWLGALLDAAASGEGVAVVGARLVYPDGRLQEAGGCIWEDATGVNYGKWEDPNLSKFSYRREVDYCSGAALLVEREFFESVGGFDERFSPGYYEDTDLCFAARAAGRTVLYEPSSWVVHLEGATFGTETRAGSSAEFTKSAQEVNRYRFWAKWSDELLRHYPPGTAGGWLGGRVDRRPRVLVAETQVPAADRDAGGLRLGWIMRILHNLGCEVTFLPADRNDRKPYSDQLRRAGIEVHTDQVALDDFGRERAGLYDLAILSKPDPWMQLHGLCRRYFPTAPLVYDTVDLQFVREERRIATLEASADKDRLLHEQLRLRRRELDYVKSADLVSVVTDVEAHVIRSFVPTADTVVLPTVHEPAGGPVPGFEERDGLLFIGGYGHPPNVDAVNWYVDEIQPHLRRHEELHLTALGSDPPPDLLARASHDVLIPGFVADVSGYFHGARVFVAPLRYGAGMKGKIGHAMSLGVPVVTTSVGAEGMGLLDGEHALIADTAESFADAIVRLYTDRVLWERLAEKALAKVNAEWSSDAMSRRLQALLEHVGLGRRLTPRRWSARWPI
- a CDS encoding YbhN family protein; amino-acid sequence: MGRLLLLALILEYLVVPQLAGPRKVVHLLADVNPLLLLAGLALEAGALLSYAQLTRTLLPARDRISLFHLLRIQLTTLSVSHCTPGGTATGTALAYRLMTNAGLPGSDVGFAIATQGIGSAVVLNVILWLALIVSIPVWGFSAVYLIAAIVGILLLGASTTLLLMFTKGGDRAGAALERAGGRLPFVDGRALRHTFERIAGRLQDLAGQRRLLVEGVSWAAANWLLDAASLAVFVGAFGHWVNPDGLLVAYGLAYVLAVIPITPGGLGVVEATLTSLLVGFGTARGVATLGVVAYRLVNFWIPIPVGGVAYLSLQVDKAGARGSRWARLKGVLTSPRERGRHDSVQCGDRAHGEGTEAD
- the rdgB gene encoding RdgB/HAM1 family non-canonical purine NTP pyrophosphatase; translated protein: MTEFVLATANTDKAREIVAILGDSIAILPRPADVSEVEETGDTLLDNARLKARALVEATGVPAIADDTGLEVEALAGSPGVNSSRFAGPHATYADNVRKLLEDLTHVPEPRRARFRTVAVALWPDGREQVSEGCVDGCIATAPAGNAGFGYDPVFIPDGGCGRTYAQMSPGEKNEFSHRGAAFRALRLLLGT